Proteins encoded together in one Marinobacter salsuginis window:
- a CDS encoding GlcG/HbpS family heme-binding protein, which yields MLTIKRLDLADARILIEGAAEKAREIGVPMCIAVVDESGNLVAFERMDGGKITSVTIAQDKAFTAAAAKKATHDYNKVNVPGSLAFGIHTEVGGRISSVGGGLPVIVDGDVVGGIGISSGTPQQDMDCAQAGLDHFETKRG from the coding sequence ATGTTGACGATCAAACGACTGGACCTTGCCGACGCGCGCATCCTCATTGAGGGCGCTGCCGAAAAAGCCCGCGAGATCGGTGTGCCCATGTGCATCGCTGTGGTGGACGAGTCCGGCAATCTGGTGGCCTTCGAGCGTATGGACGGCGGCAAGATCACCAGTGTGACCATTGCCCAGGACAAGGCCTTTACCGCGGCTGCGGCCAAGAAGGCCACCCATGACTACAACAAGGTGAACGTGCCCGGCAGTCTGGCCTTCGGTATCCATACCGAAGTGGGCGGGCGTATCAGTTCTGTCGGCGGTGGCCTGCCGGTGATCGTCGACGGCGATGTGGTGGGTGGTATCGGCATCAGTTCCGGTACTCCCCAGCAGGATATGGACTGTGCCCAGGCCGGTCTCGACCACTTTGAAACAAAACGTGGTTGA
- a CDS encoding TRAP transporter large permease — protein MSSTTAAPNNGMAGKLGTWLMIIATVVLAFVICVELINILFYDPWSDEKFLFKLSGSLSGVEIGPLTYLMFGSLAVALMMGLPLAFVTGGLGVMFIYLVGDAMMLNIVPGRIFPLMANPDIAAIPLFIFMASMLERAGLIEEMFSVVYKWMGGISGGLAAATIVASTILAAMVGVIGAAVVTMGIIALPAMLKRHYDHKIAIGSIMAGGTLGILIPPSILAILYAVVAQQSVGELYLGSLLPGLLLSGLYLTYVLVRSWINPKLGPPIPPEDRISLKEKVKLLGNLIAPLALVGLVLGLLFGGIATPVEAAGIGSFGAIIVAMMHKKFSIAGLREASVTTAKASAMVLWIMFGASVFVGFYILQGGQQFVTDAILGTGMSAYGILFLLMVLLVVLGMFLDWVGILLLAVPIFIPIVKALEFPGLFGFPPVAGDDVVLWFGVLYLVNMQMSFLSPPFGYALFYIRGVCPPEISMGTIFKSSLVFLAIQAFGLFMCVLIPGIVTWLPGLVYG, from the coding sequence ATGAGTTCTACTACTGCAGCGCCCAACAACGGCATGGCCGGGAAGCTGGGCACTTGGTTAATGATCATCGCCACCGTTGTGCTGGCGTTTGTCATCTGTGTTGAGTTGATCAACATTCTGTTTTACGACCCGTGGAGTGACGAGAAATTTCTCTTCAAGCTCTCGGGTAGCCTTTCCGGCGTAGAAATCGGTCCGTTGACCTACCTGATGTTCGGCTCCCTTGCCGTCGCGCTGATGATGGGTTTGCCCCTGGCTTTCGTGACCGGTGGCCTGGGTGTCATGTTCATCTATCTGGTGGGTGACGCCATGATGCTGAATATCGTCCCCGGCCGGATCTTCCCGCTGATGGCCAACCCGGACATCGCGGCGATTCCCCTGTTCATCTTCATGGCATCCATGCTTGAGCGCGCGGGCCTGATCGAAGAGATGTTCAGCGTGGTATACAAGTGGATGGGTGGCATCAGTGGCGGTCTTGCCGCTGCAACGATTGTCGCGTCAACGATTCTGGCGGCGATGGTGGGTGTTATCGGCGCCGCCGTTGTCACCATGGGCATCATCGCGCTGCCGGCCATGCTGAAGCGGCATTACGATCACAAGATTGCCATCGGCTCCATCATGGCAGGCGGCACCCTGGGTATCCTCATTCCGCCTTCGATTCTCGCTATCCTGTACGCAGTAGTGGCGCAGCAGTCTGTGGGCGAGCTTTACCTGGGCTCGCTGTTGCCAGGCTTGCTGCTCTCAGGCCTGTACCTGACCTACGTGCTGGTTCGCAGCTGGATAAACCCGAAGCTTGGGCCGCCGATTCCGCCGGAAGACCGGATCAGTCTGAAAGAGAAGGTTAAGCTTCTCGGCAACCTGATCGCGCCTCTCGCGCTGGTTGGTCTGGTTCTTGGTTTGTTGTTCGGAGGTATTGCCACGCCGGTTGAAGCCGCAGGTATCGGCTCGTTCGGTGCCATCATCGTTGCGATGATGCACAAGAAATTCTCGATCGCGGGTCTGCGTGAAGCATCTGTGACCACCGCAAAAGCATCCGCCATGGTTCTCTGGATCATGTTCGGTGCCTCGGTGTTCGTGGGCTTCTACATCCTCCAGGGTGGTCAGCAGTTCGTAACGGACGCGATTCTTGGCACCGGTATGTCTGCCTACGGCATCCTGTTCCTGTTGATGGTGCTGCTGGTTGTACTGGGTATGTTCCTTGACTGGGTTGGTATCCTGTTGCTCGCGGTACCCATCTTTATTCCGATCGTGAAAGCGCTGGAGTTCCCCGGCCTGTTCGGCTTCCCACCGGTTGCCGGTGACGACGTGGTGCTCTGGTTCGGTGTGTTGTACCTGGTGAACATGCAGATGTCTTTCCTGAGTCCGCCGTTTGGTTACGCACTGTTCTACATCCGTGGCGTTTGTCCCCCGGAAATCTCCATGGGTACCATCTTCAAGTCATCCCTGGTGTTCCTGGCGATTCAGGCGTTCGGACTGTTCATGTGTGTTCTGATTCCCGGCATCGTGACCTGGCTGCCAGGGCTGGTTTACGGCTAA
- a CDS encoding TRAP transporter small permease subunit produces the protein MSDLSAFGFVMPHWFYWGWLAVMPLLMMAWDKWSSKHGGDEAEPEKTVSELQSEEDDPLAKFEYEGNWFTKIVDWMCEKSGLFVAFWTINAVLFYFFEVVMRYLFNMPTIWVHEASFLIFGMQYILAGAFALLHGAHVRVDVVYNFLPVRGRVGMDIFTSMFFFIFAAVLAITSWTFFQDSLMMQETTVETWGIQYYPVKGVMFVGAILLLLAGFSKLLKDIVLFIRLGQERTS, from the coding sequence ATGTCTGATCTGAGTGCATTTGGCTTTGTCATGCCGCACTGGTTCTACTGGGGCTGGCTTGCCGTAATGCCACTGCTCATGATGGCTTGGGACAAGTGGAGCAGCAAGCATGGCGGGGATGAGGCCGAGCCCGAGAAAACGGTTTCCGAGTTACAGTCTGAAGAAGATGATCCGCTTGCTAAGTTTGAATATGAGGGTAACTGGTTTACGAAAATCGTTGACTGGATGTGCGAGAAGTCAGGCCTTTTCGTTGCGTTCTGGACCATCAACGCAGTGCTGTTCTATTTCTTCGAAGTGGTAATGCGTTACCTCTTCAACATGCCAACGATCTGGGTGCACGAGGCCAGCTTCCTGATTTTCGGTATGCAGTACATTCTTGCCGGCGCTTTCGCGCTGTTGCATGGCGCTCACGTGCGGGTGGATGTTGTCTACAACTTCCTGCCGGTTCGCGGGCGAGTGGGCATGGATATTTTCACTTCCATGTTCTTCTTTATTTTCGCGGCGGTTCTGGCCATCACCTCCTGGACCTTCTTCCAGGACTCTCTGATGATGCAGGAGACCACTGTCGAGACCTGGGGCATTCAGTACTACCCCGTGAAAGGTGTGATGTTTGTGGGCGCAATCCTGTTGCTGCTCGCCGGTTTTTCCAAACTGCTTAAAGACATCGTTCTGTTCATTCGTCTCGGTCAGGAGCGCACATCATGA
- the dctP gene encoding TRAP transporter substrate-binding protein DctP, with amino-acid sequence MGAALAGAMLMGAGQAQAATTWKIQSVWDAGTVGYSLFDEWCKSIEAKSGGELKFQCFPAKAVAADNNALFDAVRNGVLQGMNPFTLYWSGKIPASVFLSSYPAGPDQPHHWDTMFYSMGMLEKTREIYKKFGLFYVGPIQHDANIIHSKKPVNSLEDLKGMKIRVPGGMVAEVFQQFGVSTVSLPGSDIFPALEKGTIDAADYVGPAVNYELGFSQVTDYIIFGPPGVMSIYQPVDLMDLTVSMRAWNSISPELQQLVEDEVRIYSQKHYLAIQERNIEAMEKFKAEGDTVTRLSQEDLETWRKAAIPIWFNWANKNEDARAILDIQLDYMMNETVGYITEEDVADYQ; translated from the coding sequence ATGGGCGCTGCTTTGGCGGGCGCAATGCTGATGGGCGCAGGCCAGGCCCAGGCTGCAACCACATGGAAGATTCAGTCCGTTTGGGACGCCGGTACTGTGGGCTACTCGTTGTTCGACGAGTGGTGCAAAAGTATTGAGGCCAAGTCTGGCGGCGAGCTGAAGTTCCAGTGCTTCCCAGCCAAGGCTGTCGCCGCCGACAACAACGCACTCTTTGACGCGGTGCGTAACGGTGTTCTTCAGGGCATGAACCCGTTCACGCTGTACTGGTCAGGAAAGATTCCTGCTTCCGTGTTCCTGTCCTCCTACCCTGCAGGTCCCGACCAGCCTCACCATTGGGACACCATGTTCTACTCCATGGGCATGCTCGAAAAGACCCGGGAAATCTACAAGAAGTTCGGCCTGTTCTACGTTGGTCCTATCCAGCACGACGCCAACATCATCCACTCCAAGAAGCCGGTTAACAGCCTTGAAGATCTCAAGGGCATGAAGATCCGTGTGCCGGGTGGCATGGTGGCCGAGGTGTTCCAGCAGTTCGGCGTTTCTACCGTCAGCCTTCCGGGCTCGGATATCTTCCCGGCACTGGAGAAGGGCACCATTGACGCCGCGGACTACGTAGGCCCCGCGGTTAACTACGAACTGGGCTTCTCCCAGGTGACCGACTACATCATCTTCGGACCTCCCGGGGTCATGTCCATCTACCAGCCGGTAGACCTGATGGACCTGACTGTCAGCATGCGTGCCTGGAACTCGATTTCCCCGGAGCTTCAGCAGCTAGTTGAGGACGAAGTGCGCATCTATTCCCAGAAGCACTATCTGGCTATCCAGGAGCGCAACATTGAGGCCATGGAGAAGTTCAAGGCAGAGGGTGACACGGTTACCCGCCTGAGCCAGGAAGATCTGGAAACCTGGCGGAAGGCTGCGATTCCCATCTGGTTTAACTGGGCGAACAAGAACGAGGACGCACGTGCCATCCTCGATATCCAGCTTGACTACATGATGAACGAGACGGTGGGTTACATCACGGAAGAAGACGTTGCGGACTATCAATAA
- a CDS encoding FCD domain-containing protein, producing the protein MAISQEISYRLERLILDGGLAPEQKIPSERQLATRLGVSRAVIREALHELQGRGVIETRHGKGSFVASMVPGADELGEQSPLMHLFEGHPRTLFDLLEVREQLEGQAAYLAAQRATRLDRHRITKAFRALEDTDPLSNARLDHGFHLAIVEASHNPVLVHVLNSLKNMMLLTVQASVANLNPREEMRKKIVRQHRQLYEAVIAGKAATAQKAATAHVRFVSEAMRDMEKDGGTLIRLPVNQEAANEYSRAGT; encoded by the coding sequence ATGGCAATCTCCCAGGAAATCTCATACCGGCTTGAGCGCCTCATACTCGATGGTGGGCTGGCTCCCGAGCAGAAGATACCGTCCGAACGACAATTGGCAACGCGTCTGGGTGTGTCTCGCGCGGTCATTCGGGAGGCCTTGCACGAGCTTCAGGGTCGCGGTGTGATCGAAACCCGCCACGGCAAGGGCTCGTTTGTTGCGAGCATGGTTCCCGGAGCAGACGAGCTGGGGGAACAAAGCCCGCTGATGCATCTTTTCGAGGGGCACCCTCGAACACTGTTCGATCTCCTGGAAGTACGGGAGCAGTTGGAAGGTCAGGCCGCTTACCTCGCCGCACAACGGGCGACCCGGCTTGATCGCCATCGCATCACCAAGGCCTTCCGCGCCCTGGAAGACACGGACCCCCTCAGCAATGCCCGGCTCGACCACGGGTTTCACCTGGCGATTGTTGAGGCCTCCCACAATCCGGTTCTGGTGCATGTACTCAATAGCCTGAAAAACATGATGCTGTTGACCGTCCAGGCATCGGTTGCCAACCTGAATCCAAGAGAAGAAATGCGCAAGAAAATCGTCCGCCAGCACCGGCAGCTCTATGAAGCCGTCATTGCCGGAAAAGCGGCCACAGCTCAGAAGGCGGCCACAGCTCATGTCCGCTTCGTGAGCGAAGCTATGCGCGACATGGAAAAGGATGGCGGCACCCTCATCCGCCTACCAGTCAACCAGGAAGCGGCTAATGAATATTCCCGGGCCGGCACCTGA
- a CDS encoding ABC transporter ATP-binding protein: protein MADQAPLICRDIHKTFDQLEVLKGISLETRKGDVVSLIGSSGSGKSTFLRCINLLETPTSGDIIVHGDPIRFTTNRKGERIPADNKQVELIRAKLSMVFQSFNLWSHMTVLENIIEAPIHVLKVPKKEAIERAEAYLNKVGIYERKDYYPAQMSGGQQQRAAIARALAMEPEVMLFDEPTSALDPELVGEVLKVMQSLAEEGRTMIVVTHEMAFARDVSSQVLFLHQGVIEEQGTPEKVFDHPDSERMKQFLTPNF, encoded by the coding sequence ATGGCGGACCAAGCGCCTTTGATCTGCAGGGACATTCACAAGACCTTTGACCAGCTTGAAGTGCTCAAAGGTATTTCACTGGAGACCCGCAAAGGCGATGTGGTTTCCCTGATCGGCAGCTCCGGCTCCGGCAAGAGTACCTTCCTGCGTTGCATCAACCTGCTGGAAACACCCACCTCCGGCGACATTATCGTGCACGGCGACCCAATAAGGTTCACAACCAACCGTAAGGGCGAACGTATCCCGGCGGATAATAAACAGGTTGAACTGATCCGTGCCAAGCTCTCCATGGTGTTTCAGAGCTTCAATCTCTGGTCCCACATGACCGTGCTGGAGAACATTATTGAAGCGCCGATTCACGTGCTCAAGGTTCCCAAGAAAGAAGCCATAGAGCGTGCCGAAGCCTACCTGAACAAGGTGGGCATCTACGAACGCAAGGACTACTACCCGGCCCAGATGTCCGGTGGCCAGCAGCAACGTGCAGCCATTGCCCGCGCCCTGGCCATGGAACCGGAAGTCATGCTGTTTGACGAACCCACCTCGGCTCTGGACCCGGAGCTGGTCGGTGAGGTACTGAAGGTTATGCAAAGCCTGGCCGAGGAAGGCCGAACCATGATCGTGGTCACCCACGAGATGGCATTCGCAAGGGATGTGTCGAGTCAGGTCCTGTTTTTGCATCAGGGCGTGATCGAGGAACAGGGTACCCCCGAGAAAGTGTTTGATCACCCGGATTCGGAACGCATGAAACAGTTCCTGACTCCCAACTTCTGA
- a CDS encoding transporter substrate-binding domain-containing protein codes for MKKMIFAASCALALIAGSAQAQERDLRIAFDVPYAPFEYKDENGNLTGFEVELAEAMCEEMNANCEFVIQAWDGMIPGLLARKFDLIMSSMSITPERAERVLFSEPYYNTPGGWFGPESFNTDVTDMSAMEGKTVGVQRGTTMDTYVTENMGGVVTIKRYTTADDMVLDLEGQRLDVVFVDYPVGEETVLSKDGFKEVGEPVKLGQGVGVAMRQRDTDLADEVNAALRTLKEDGTYDTIMQKYFAYDIKM; via the coding sequence ATGAAGAAAATGATTTTTGCAGCAAGCTGCGCCCTCGCCCTGATTGCTGGTAGCGCACAAGCCCAGGAGCGGGATCTCCGCATCGCATTCGACGTGCCCTACGCACCGTTTGAATACAAAGATGAGAACGGAAACCTGACCGGCTTTGAAGTAGAGCTGGCTGAAGCCATGTGCGAGGAAATGAATGCCAACTGCGAATTCGTAATTCAGGCGTGGGACGGAATGATTCCGGGCCTGCTGGCACGTAAATTCGATCTGATCATGTCTTCCATGTCCATTACGCCGGAGCGCGCAGAGCGGGTTCTGTTCTCCGAGCCGTACTACAACACCCCGGGCGGCTGGTTCGGACCTGAGAGCTTCAACACTGACGTCACTGACATGAGCGCGATGGAAGGCAAGACCGTTGGTGTTCAGCGTGGCACCACCATGGACACCTACGTCACAGAAAACATGGGCGGCGTTGTTACCATCAAACGCTACACCACTGCTGATGACATGGTTCTGGACCTGGAAGGTCAGCGTCTGGATGTCGTGTTCGTAGACTACCCGGTGGGTGAAGAAACCGTGCTCTCCAAAGACGGCTTCAAGGAAGTCGGTGAGCCGGTCAAGCTGGGTCAAGGCGTGGGTGTTGCCATGCGCCAGCGCGACACCGATCTTGCAGACGAAGTAAACGCTGCCCTTCGCACCCTGAAGGAAGATGGCACCTACGACACCATCATGCAGAAGTACTTCGCTTACGACATCAAGATGTAA
- a CDS encoding ABC transporter permease, producing the protein MLDLKGYGPALLEGAVVTIELAFLSLALSVALGLIGASAKLSQSRVAKGIATTYTTLIRGVPDLVMMLLFYYGGQVAVNMLSDYLWAVYEIDFFFQFDPFISGVVTIGLIFGAYMTETFRGAFLAVEKGQIEAARAYGFTRLHTFRRIMLPQMLRHALPGLGNNWQVLLKTTALVSIIGLTDMVRVAEEAAKAERMPFHFFIPVAAVYLALTAGSELFIKWLDKRANVGVVQGS; encoded by the coding sequence ATGCTCGATCTGAAAGGCTATGGCCCGGCCCTGTTGGAAGGGGCAGTAGTCACCATTGAACTGGCCTTCCTGTCTCTTGCTCTCTCGGTTGCCCTGGGACTCATTGGCGCGTCTGCCAAATTGTCGCAAAGCCGGGTAGCCAAAGGTATCGCAACCACCTACACCACCCTGATTCGTGGCGTGCCAGACCTTGTGATGATGCTGCTGTTCTATTATGGCGGCCAGGTTGCAGTGAATATGCTCTCGGATTACCTCTGGGCAGTTTACGAAATCGACTTTTTCTTTCAGTTCGACCCGTTCATCTCCGGCGTTGTAACGATCGGGCTGATCTTTGGCGCCTACATGACCGAAACCTTCCGGGGTGCCTTCCTGGCGGTTGAAAAGGGCCAGATTGAAGCGGCACGGGCCTACGGCTTTACCCGGCTTCATACCTTTCGCAGAATCATGCTGCCGCAAATGCTGCGCCATGCCCTGCCCGGCCTGGGTAACAACTGGCAGGTTCTGCTGAAGACGACCGCCCTGGTTTCAATTATCGGACTCACTGATATGGTTCGTGTGGCCGAGGAAGCTGCCAAGGCGGAGCGCATGCCGTTCCACTTCTTTATTCCAGTAGCGGCAGTGTATCTGGCCCTGACGGCGGGATCGGAATTGTTCATCAAGTGGCTCGACAAGCGGGCCAATGTCGGCGTGGTTCAGGGGAGTTAA
- a CDS encoding ABC transporter permease encodes MPDFIAEWLNQNEIFTAMTLMEYWDGMVTTVHLVFLSLVIGLLVAVPLAILRTVRNPFVSGPVWLYTYLFRGTPLLIQLYIIYYGIAQIPGIQETFWWEIFREPFYPALLAFTLNTAAYTTEIIRGAIVSTPNGEIEAAKAYGMNWFMRMRRIVLPSAARRAVQAYSNEVIFMLHASAIASVVTIVDLTGAARNIYSRFYAPFDAFIFVALCYMALTFILVFAFRKLENHLLKHQRPVSG; translated from the coding sequence ATGCCTGATTTCATTGCCGAGTGGCTGAACCAGAACGAAATCTTTACCGCCATGACCCTCATGGAGTACTGGGATGGCATGGTCACGACCGTGCATCTGGTGTTCCTGTCCCTGGTCATCGGTTTGTTGGTGGCGGTTCCGCTGGCCATCCTGCGGACGGTTCGCAATCCGTTCGTGTCCGGTCCGGTCTGGCTTTACACCTATCTGTTCCGCGGTACGCCGTTGCTGATCCAGCTTTACATCATCTATTACGGCATTGCGCAGATTCCCGGCATCCAGGAGACCTTCTGGTGGGAGATTTTCCGGGAGCCTTTCTACCCGGCCCTTCTGGCGTTCACCCTGAACACGGCGGCTTATACCACGGAGATCATCCGGGGCGCGATTGTGTCCACGCCCAATGGCGAGATTGAAGCGGCCAAGGCCTATGGCATGAACTGGTTTATGCGGATGCGGCGGATTGTGTTGCCGAGTGCAGCGCGACGGGCGGTGCAGGCCTATTCCAACGAGGTGATCTTCATGCTGCATGCCAGTGCGATTGCCAGTGTGGTAACCATCGTGGATCTGACCGGGGCGGCCCGTAACATTTACTCCCGGTTCTATGCGCCGTTTGATGCGTTTATCTTTGTGGCGCTTTGCTATATGGCGCTTACGTTTATTCTGGTGTTCGCTTTCCGCAAACTGGAAAACCATCTGCTGAAGCATCAGCGGCCGGTTAGCGGCTAA
- the astE gene encoding succinylglutamate desuccinylase: MSAKHDLFGTHSDWLSQTLDNANASLPETKTFLPDGTRISRKAVGVLDIAPPADRNNPNAEAIIVSAGVHGNETAPIEVLNGLVSELVEGEWELACPVLLILGNPPAMVAGKRFLEVNLNRLFDGAHGRSEYQGLAEAARAQELEEACRQFAMANPQALYHYDLHTAIRPSHRERFALYPYVEGRTVPSEQCEFLLEAEVETLLLQHKAGTTFSSFSSSLLKAESFTVELGKVRPFGQNDLGRFSGIRDALRRRFRGLPSSAPQPPFDHLTVFEVVHEILNTGKNFRFHIPDDVANFTDYPPGTVVWEDDETSYRVGHSPEAIVFPNPEVPVGHRVGLLIRPKTGSGESFS, encoded by the coding sequence ATGTCAGCAAAACACGATCTGTTTGGAACGCATTCAGACTGGCTCTCCCAGACGCTCGACAACGCCAATGCCTCACTCCCGGAAACAAAGACTTTCCTCCCCGATGGCACCCGTATCAGCCGCAAGGCTGTTGGCGTTCTGGACATTGCACCACCCGCTGACCGCAACAACCCGAATGCCGAAGCGATCATTGTTTCAGCCGGTGTTCATGGCAATGAAACGGCGCCGATTGAGGTTCTGAACGGGCTGGTTTCCGAGCTGGTCGAGGGCGAGTGGGAACTTGCCTGTCCGGTATTGCTGATTCTTGGGAACCCACCCGCGATGGTCGCTGGGAAGCGGTTTCTGGAGGTGAACCTTAACCGGCTGTTTGATGGTGCCCACGGGCGGAGCGAGTATCAGGGGCTGGCCGAGGCTGCGCGGGCGCAGGAGCTTGAGGAGGCGTGCCGGCAGTTTGCGATGGCGAATCCACAGGCGCTTTATCACTATGATCTGCACACGGCGATTCGACCTTCTCACCGTGAGCGGTTTGCCTTGTATCCGTATGTTGAGGGGCGGACCGTTCCGTCAGAGCAGTGCGAATTTCTGTTGGAGGCGGAGGTGGAGACGCTTTTGCTGCAGCACAAAGCGGGTACGACGTTTTCGTCGTTTTCGTCGTCGCTGCTGAAGGCCGAGAGTTTTACCGTGGAGCTGGGTAAGGTTCGGCCGTTCGGGCAGAATGATCTGGGGCGTTTTTCAGGTATCCGGGATGCCTTGCGACGGCGGTTCCGGGGGCTACCCTCATCTGCCCCACAGCCGCCGTTTGATCACCTGACGGTATTCGAGGTGGTGCATGAGATTCTGAATACCGGGAAGAATTTCCGGTTTCATATTCCGGACGATGTGGCCAATTTCACCGACTACCCGCCGGGCACGGTGGTCTGGGAGGATGACGAGACCAGCTATCGGGTTGGGCATTCGCCGGAGGCGATTGTGTTTCCAAATCCGGAGGTGCCGGTCGGCCATCGAGTCGGGCTGTTGATCCGGCCAAAAACGGGGTCAGGTGAGAGCTTCAGCTGA